A window of Streptomyces sp. NBC_01241 genomic DNA:
CGGATGCGGGGCGGGGTGCGGCGGCTCTCTGCCAGGCGGTGCTTGCCGAGGACGCAACCTGCTGGACGAGCAGAGCGTGCTGGAATCAACGGATCACGAGACATCAGCCGTAATCGTGTTCGGGGCCGCGTGTACTGTCCCCGCGTACCGCCGGGCGAAGCCCGTGCCTCCGTCCGCCGTGACGGTCATGTCGTACCGCCCGCTGTCCGTGGGCCAGTTCAGGACCGCCTTCTCGCGCGGGCCGAGCAGTTGCGTGTGTTCCGTGCCGCCGAAGTCGTTCGGGGCGACGGTGAAGCACACCTCCGAACCACCGTCGTTGGCCAGCAGCAACTCGACCGAGGCGTTCTCCGGCTTGCCGCCCCGCAGGACCCCTGTCACCCGAGGAGCGGCAGCGTCGTTCTGATCAACTCCGGTCACCGTTCCGGCGAATCGGCAGACGAAGCCGTCGGCGCCGTGAACGGTGAAGTCGTAGCGCCCGTCCGTGCGTACGGCATCCCACACGTAGGTGGCAGTGCTGCGCGGCGCGACAGTGAACGGCGTACCGGCGAACGGCCGCGCGATGTTCGGGAACACCGTGAAGTGGAAGGAGACCGTTCCTTCGTTGGCGAGTGTGCAGGTGACCTTGCCGGTGGCGCGGTCCACAGCGACGTCGGCCCATGGGCGGTACGGCAGCGCCCGGTGAGGACGCGCACCGCCCGGTTCCTGTGTCGGCATGACCTGTGTGCCCGGTGCCGGGAGCTCCACCGGTGGCAGTTCCATCGCCGCGTCGGCCTGCTCCACCAGCGCCCGGGTGTCCGGCAGTGCGGGGATCGAGAAGTCGGGCAGGGCGAAGTCGAAGCAACTGGTGAGGTCGCCGCATACGGCGCGACGCCACTCCGAGATGTTGGGTTCCCGCACGCCGGTGACGACTTCCAGGAAGCGCAGGACGGAGGTGTGGTCGAAGACCTGGGAATTGACCCAGCTGCCGCGCGACCACGGTGATATCACCCACAGGGGTACGCGGTTGCCCAGCCCGATCGGCTGCCCGTCCACGAACTCCTCGGGGGTCGCGGCGGGCGGGGACGGCGGCACCATGTGGTCGAAGTAGCCGTCGTTCTCGTCGTACATGACGAGGAAGACGGTGTGCCGCCACACGTCCGGGTTGGCGAAGACTGACTGAAGGGCGGTGTTGACCCAGTGGGCGCCGTAAGCGGGGCTGGCGGTCGGGTGTTCGCAGAACAGATACGGAGAGACCAGCCAGGACACTGTCGGCAACGTGCCGTCCTTGCAGTGGGCGTCGAACGCCGACAGGTCCCACTTCGTCATCGCATTGATGTAGCGCGGGTCGTCCTTGTCGAAGGTGTGGAACCGGGCGAAGTACTCCAGGGCGTTGTCCTCGTAGTTGCCGTGGCGCTCGTCCAGTCCGGGAGTGTGGTAAACGCGCCAGGTGACGTTGGCGGCCGACAAGCGTTCTGCGTAGGTGGTCCAGTCGCAGACCGGGTTGTCGGGAAGCGGGGTGTTGTCGATCCACGGGCCGGTCGTGCCGTCCCGGCCCGGGCCGACGGTGCCGGTCCACAGGTAGAGGCGGTTGGGACTGGTGGGTCCGGCCATTGAGCAGAAGTAGGCGTCGCAGAGTGTGAACGCGTCGGCCAGCGCGTACTGGTAGGGAATGTCCTCACGGGTGAGGTAGCCCATGCTCTGCTCACCCTTGGCCGATGTCCAGCGGTTCATCGCGCCGTTGTTGTTGGCATCGTGACCGGATTCCCAGTCGTGCGGCAGGCCGTCGGCGTTCTGCGCGTTGAACTTCGTGGAGTCCATCCGGTAGGGCAGCAGGAAGCCGCCGTCGGTCCGGGAGAGGGCGGGCTGACGGAAGACGCTGTCGCCGTTCGGGAACGTCAGAGCCTGACGGTCGTCGAACCCGCGCACGCCGTTCAGCGTGCCGAAGTAGTGGTCGAAACTGCGGTTCTCCTGCATGAGGATCACGACGTGGCGGATGTCGTCCATGGAGTCAGTTCCTTTCCGCGGACGTGAACAGGGATACGAGCATGGTCACATCGGCCCGCTCCAGGGAGTCGAGGACCGTCCGCCGTGCTGCGGACGGGATCGGTACGGTGGAGGGCACGGCCAGCACCATGCACCCGGCGGCCTCGGCCGCGGCGACACCCGTGGGCGTGTCTTCGACGACTACGCAGGCGCGCGGATCGACGCCGAGGGCTGCGGCCGCGGCGAGGTACGGATCAGGCGCCGGCTTGGTGTGGACCGTGTCCTCGACGGCGATTGTCAACGCGAACCGCTCCTCGCCCAGGGCCTTGCGCACGAGGTCGACGACATGGCGCGGCGACGCGGAGACGATCGCCGTGGGGACCCCGGCCGCGGCCAGTTCGTCCAGCAGGCGCAGCGCGCCCGGTCGCGGGACGACCTCGCAGGCGACTCGGGCGGCGAACGCCGCATCCAGTTCGATGGCGAGCACGTCAGGGGCGGGGACCGCCGGCCCGCCGGTGCGGTGCAGGTGATCTGCGGTGTGTGCGGCCGGCCGGCCCAGCACATGATGCGTGTCGGCGTCGGTCAGCTGCCGCCCGATCCCGTCTGCCACCTGTTCCACGGCCGCCCACCACAGCCTCTCGGTGTCGACGAGTGTGCCGTCCATGTCGAACAGCACGGCAGCGGGAAGGCCGGGTGTGGCCCTGCGATGGTTCATGAGGAGTTTCTCCGGTGCGTGGCGAACGGGCGGAAGCGGAGGCTCTCTGCGTCGAAGGCCGGACAGGTCGGTTGGTTCGGTCTGAAACGACGGCTTCGTACGGCGTGGTCGGATCGAGAATCGGCCGGAGCCGTCAGCTTCCATTGCGACCGCCGTTTCCCCAGCTGTGGCGATCCACCAGCACCGGGCGGTCCGGAAGGGTCAGCGTCACCTTCGCACCGACGGGGAGTCCGGCCGTCGAGTGAGTCGCCACGTCCGCCATCACCTCCGCGCCTCCGGCCAGCCGTACGGTCAGCCTCGTCGTCGCGCCCAGGAATGTCGCGCCCACGACCTGGGACGTGCCATCGCCATCCGCCGTGACCCCGATCGCTTCCGGGCGTACCAGTACGTCCACGTCGCCACTTCCACCGTCGGTCCCGACGGGGCCTGGTAGCGTCCCGTGGACCGGTAGCGTGCGGCCGAACGCGCCCACGGTCGTGCCGTCCGCCCCCGGCCGGGCCGGTATCCGGCTCATCACCCCCACGAAATTGGCGACGAACGCGGTCGCAGGGCGTTCGTACAGCTCTGCCGGAGGCGCGCACTGCTCCAGTCTCCCGGAGCGCATCACGGCGACCCGGTCGGCCATGGAGAGGGCCTCCTCCTGGTCGTGTGTCACGAACAGCGTCGTGATGCCCAGTTGTTGTTGGAGGCGACGGATCTCCTCGCGCAGCGTCAGCCGCACCTGAGCGTCGAGCGCGGACAGCGGTTCGTCGAGCAGCAGTACGCGTGGCCGCAGTGCCAGAGCCCGGGCCAGCGCGATGCGCTGCTGCTGGCCTCCGGAGAGCTGGCGCGGGAAGCGGGCGGCGTGGTTCGCCAGCCCGACCAGCTCCAGAAGTTCCGCGGCGCGGGCCCGCCGCGCGGCTTTGCCCGTCCCGCTCATCCGCAGCCCGAAGGCGACGTTGTCGATGGCTGTCATGTGCGGAAAGAGGCTGTACGACTGGAACA
This region includes:
- a CDS encoding phosphocholine-specific phospholipase C: MDDIRHVVILMQENRSFDHYFGTLNGVRGFDDRQALTFPNGDSVFRQPALSRTDGGFLLPYRMDSTKFNAQNADGLPHDWESGHDANNNGAMNRWTSAKGEQSMGYLTREDIPYQYALADAFTLCDAYFCSMAGPTSPNRLYLWTGTVGPGRDGTTGPWIDNTPLPDNPVCDWTTYAERLSAANVTWRVYHTPGLDERHGNYEDNALEYFARFHTFDKDDPRYINAMTKWDLSAFDAHCKDGTLPTVSWLVSPYLFCEHPTASPAYGAHWVNTALQSVFANPDVWRHTVFLVMYDENDGYFDHMVPPSPPAATPEEFVDGQPIGLGNRVPLWVISPWSRGSWVNSQVFDHTSVLRFLEVVTGVREPNISEWRRAVCGDLTSCFDFALPDFSIPALPDTRALVEQADAAMELPPVELPAPGTQVMPTQEPGGARPHRALPYRPWADVAVDRATGKVTCTLANEGTVSFHFTVFPNIARPFAGTPFTVAPRSTATYVWDAVRTDGRYDFTVHGADGFVCRFAGTVTGVDQNDAAAPRVTGVLRGGKPENASVELLLANDGGSEVCFTVAPNDFGGTEHTQLLGPREKAVLNWPTDSGRYDMTVTADGGTGFARRYAGTVHAAPNTITADVS
- a CDS encoding ABC transporter ATP-binding protein; translated protein: MTDLLTDPETVRPTRAGSTVEFRGLRRTFGTTTALDGLDLEVRPGELLALLGPSGCGKTTALRTVAGFERPDTGKVLVDGEDITHVPAHRREAGMVFQSYSLFPHMTAIDNVAFGLRMSGTGKAARRARAAELLELVGLANHAARFPRQLSGGQQQRIALARALALRPRVLLLDEPLSALDAQVRLTLREEIRRLQQQLGITTLFVTHDQEEALSMADRVAVMRSGRLEQCAPPAELYERPATAFVANFVGVMSRIPARPGADGTTVGAFGRTLPVHGTLPGPVGTDGGSGDVDVLVRPEAIGVTADGDGTSQVVGATFLGATTRLTVRLAGGAEVMADVATHSTAGLPVGAKVTLTLPDRPVLVDRHSWGNGGRNGS
- a CDS encoding HAD family hydrolase, coding for MNHRRATPGLPAAVLFDMDGTLVDTERLWWAAVEQVADGIGRQLTDADTHHVLGRPAAHTADHLHRTGGPAVPAPDVLAIELDAAFAARVACEVVPRPGALRLLDELAAAGVPTAIVSASPRHVVDLVRKALGEERFALTIAVEDTVHTKPAPDPYLAAAAALGVDPRACVVVEDTPTGVAAAEAAGCMVLAVPSTVPIPSAARRTVLDSLERADVTMLVSLFTSAERN